One stretch of Stigmatella aurantiaca DNA includes these proteins:
- a CDS encoding DUF4340 domain-containing protein — MKKATLIVVGIFAVLLAVVLATREDRVSVGVRKLELPKVDKDQVSALELGGARKVRLEKEGEAWRVMDPGQPAQKYAAEASQVSRALEALGGLRNLDFVTDRAEAQAEYGLDDAQGLTLQVTQGGAPAVALVLGKAAKNGGTYVRKAGTNEVFVARGGLDAAVRKDVKDWRERTMLSLKPEEMTQLTLRSKDGEVLTLNAGGKPGTWSVAEGTVLPPGFRFDAEQADQVARQLATLRAEDFLEGEAAADTATGLGGAHDAVEAKLKDGKSVTVHLGPPGPAVAARVEGNPQVFQLPAYSAEVLRKRLADLRDLHLFRFDPTKVTKLKLQSGTTVVQAARHGDQWQVIEPRKLPEGFAFDSNQVEATLGWVSSLRAARLLEGTRTDAQLGVGAPTALIEVSLEGVRPQELRLGKEAPAGTDGLKEVFARTTLDTLAYAVPEHVKARLGQGLQLFEKPAMPPGGPGSMQGLDQLPPEVRKQIEEQLRARQMQ, encoded by the coding sequence CGCCGTGCTGCTCGCCGTGGTGCTCGCCACGCGCGAGGACCGGGTGAGCGTGGGCGTGCGCAAGCTCGAGCTGCCCAAGGTGGACAAGGACCAGGTGTCCGCCCTGGAGCTGGGCGGGGCGCGCAAGGTCCGGCTGGAGAAGGAGGGCGAGGCGTGGCGGGTGATGGACCCCGGGCAGCCGGCGCAGAAGTACGCGGCGGAGGCCTCCCAGGTCTCCCGCGCGCTGGAGGCGCTGGGCGGGCTTCGCAACCTGGACTTCGTGACGGATCGCGCGGAGGCGCAGGCGGAGTATGGGCTGGATGACGCCCAGGGGCTCACGCTCCAGGTGACGCAGGGCGGCGCGCCGGCGGTGGCGCTGGTGCTCGGCAAGGCGGCGAAGAATGGCGGCACCTACGTGCGCAAGGCGGGCACGAACGAGGTGTTCGTGGCGCGCGGTGGGCTGGACGCGGCGGTGCGCAAGGACGTGAAGGACTGGCGCGAGCGCACGATGCTCTCGCTCAAGCCGGAGGAGATGACTCAGCTCACCCTGCGCTCGAAGGACGGCGAGGTGCTGACGCTGAACGCCGGGGGCAAGCCCGGCACGTGGAGCGTGGCGGAGGGCACGGTGCTCCCGCCGGGCTTCCGGTTCGACGCGGAGCAGGCGGATCAGGTGGCGCGGCAGCTCGCCACGCTGCGCGCCGAGGACTTCCTGGAGGGCGAGGCGGCGGCGGACACGGCCACGGGGCTGGGCGGCGCGCACGACGCGGTGGAGGCGAAGCTCAAGGACGGCAAGAGCGTCACGGTGCACCTGGGCCCGCCGGGCCCGGCGGTGGCGGCGCGCGTGGAGGGCAACCCGCAGGTGTTCCAGCTCCCGGCCTACAGCGCGGAAGTGCTGCGCAAGCGCCTGGCGGACCTGCGGGACTTGCACCTGTTCCGGTTCGATCCGACGAAGGTGACGAAGCTCAAGCTGCAGTCGGGCACGACGGTGGTGCAGGCGGCGCGGCACGGGGACCAGTGGCAGGTCATCGAGCCGAGGAAGCTGCCGGAGGGCTTCGCGTTCGACTCGAACCAGGTGGAGGCCACCCTGGGCTGGGTGAGCTCGCTGCGCGCGGCGCGGCTGCTGGAGGGAACGCGGACCGATGCCCAGCTGGGCGTGGGCGCGCCCACGGCGCTCATCGAGGTGTCCCTGGAGGGCGTGCGGCCGCAGGAGCTGCGGCTGGGCAAGGAGGCGCCGGCGGGCACGGACGGGCTGAAGGAAGTCTTTGCCCGGACCACGCTGGACACGCTGGCCTATGCCGTGCCCGAGCACGTGAAGGCGCGGCTGGGGCAGGGGCTCCAGCTCTTCGAGAAGCCGGCGATGCCCCCGGGCGGGCCGGGCTCGATGCAGGGCCTGGACCAGCTGCCCCCGGAGGTGCGCAAGCAGATCGAGGAGCAGCTCCGCGCGCGGCAGATGCAGTAG
- a CDS encoding AAA family ATPase: MPKLTKLSINTFRNVVPTTLEFRPGINIVLGKNATGKTTLLRLLSTITGAPDVALQDDLLDVKYCILGDSLSFDHQIIRTRNTEPTLDPELNQLLRETFTSIHPIDSFTFEKNGAVVFRANVHPTEITIEKEERQSIIRRTDRLEPLTALWLAIARMHKDAPGDALTSAISQEIFSASSLGGGRMDESLEYWNNLLGLNLTMEGDHTQSTLASWDHPSSFRRLSDSLPLKGNKLSFPVAFLDVATRILGYDSATAHFDVEHLRPGTGQQAIRLSNLRFFFKSAGEEFSHAFLSYGQKRLLSFFAYADTWKTMLIADELVNGLHHEWISACLTEIGDRQAFLTSQNPLLLDFLRFESADEVRRAFILCERTSNEAGAQLVWRNPSEEEADSFFSAYQTGIQRVSDILFTKGLW; the protein is encoded by the coding sequence ATGCCCAAGCTCACGAAGTTATCGATCAACACTTTCCGGAATGTCGTTCCCACGACGCTGGAATTTCGTCCTGGCATCAACATCGTTCTCGGCAAGAATGCGACTGGCAAAACCACGCTCTTGCGATTGTTATCAACAATAACAGGAGCACCCGACGTAGCACTCCAAGATGATCTGTTGGATGTGAAATATTGCATCCTAGGCGACTCCCTCAGCTTTGACCATCAGATCATCAGAACACGGAATACCGAACCAACTCTTGACCCAGAACTGAACCAGCTCCTCCGTGAAACTTTCACCAGCATTCATCCAATTGACTCTTTTACCTTCGAAAAGAACGGTGCTGTTGTCTTTCGAGCCAACGTGCATCCCACCGAAATCACAATAGAGAAGGAAGAACGGCAAAGCATCATACGCAGAACAGACAGGCTGGAGCCATTGACTGCACTGTGGCTGGCCATCGCTCGGATGCACAAAGACGCTCCTGGCGATGCCCTCACTAGTGCGATATCCCAAGAAATCTTCTCCGCCAGTTCCCTTGGCGGGGGACGCATGGATGAAAGTCTTGAGTACTGGAATAATTTACTAGGCCTCAATTTAACAATGGAGGGGGACCATACCCAGTCCACGCTGGCTTCTTGGGACCATCCTTCATCATTCAGACGATTATCTGACTCTCTCCCCTTAAAGGGAAACAAGCTTTCATTCCCTGTCGCATTCCTGGATGTAGCCACACGCATTCTTGGCTATGATTCTGCAACAGCCCATTTCGATGTTGAACATCTCAGACCTGGGACAGGCCAACAGGCGATCCGCCTAAGCAATCTACGGTTCTTCTTTAAAAGTGCTGGTGAAGAGTTTTCTCATGCCTTTCTCAGCTATGGGCAAAAACGGCTGCTATCGTTCTTCGCGTACGCAGACACCTGGAAAACCATGCTTATCGCTGACGAACTAGTGAATGGACTCCATCACGAGTGGATATCAGCGTGTCTCACTGAGATAGGGGACCGACAGGCTTTCTTGACGAGCCAGAACCCCCTGTTGCTCGACTTTCTTCGATTCGAAAGTGCCGATGAAGTTCGCCGTGCTTTCATTCTATGCGAACGAACCAGCAATGAAGCTGGAGCACAGCTCGTCTGGCGCAATCCCTCCGAAGAGGAAGCCGACTCGTTCTTCTCCGCATACCAAACGGGGATCCAACGCGTCTCGGACATCTTGTTCACCAAGGGGCTCTGGTGA
- a CDS encoding Fic family protein, whose product MTDTSSAPSRMGQFVETTAAGELVRAFVPPPLPPVPPIDVLGLLNRLSLAERALGRLDGITMLLPRQELFLYMYVRKEAVLSSQIEGTQSTLSDLLRFETEAQEGQPIDDIREVSNYVDAMMYGLERLKELPLSLRLIREMHARLLQSGRGGTKDPGEFRRSQNWIGGTRPGNALYVPPPVTELDGCLGALESFLHEEQSRLPALIKAGLLHVQFESIHPFLDGNGRIGRLLVTLYLCVQDVLRKPLLYLSLYLKTHRADYYRLLQEVRERGAWEAWLEFFLKGIEETANQAFEAATRIVELFKRDRERITADSERANSALRVHELLQTHPYLTSNQLVDWTGLTAPTVNAALADLERLGIVEEVTGRKRGRVFAYRSFLAILNEGTTPLP is encoded by the coding sequence ATGACTGACACCTCATCTGCGCCCTCACGGATGGGCCAGTTCGTGGAGACCACCGCCGCTGGGGAGCTTGTGCGGGCGTTCGTCCCGCCGCCTCTGCCTCCCGTCCCGCCCATCGACGTCTTGGGGCTGCTGAACCGGCTCAGCCTCGCCGAGCGGGCGCTGGGCCGCCTCGATGGAATCACCATGCTCCTGCCGCGCCAGGAGCTGTTCCTTTACATGTACGTGCGCAAGGAGGCGGTGCTCTCCTCGCAGATTGAAGGAACGCAGTCGACGCTCTCCGACTTGCTCCGGTTCGAGACCGAGGCGCAGGAGGGTCAGCCCATTGACGACATCCGGGAGGTCTCCAACTACGTCGACGCCATGATGTACGGGCTCGAGCGGCTCAAGGAGTTGCCACTCTCGCTCCGGCTCATCCGCGAGATGCACGCGCGGTTGCTGCAAAGCGGTCGCGGAGGCACGAAGGATCCGGGTGAATTCCGCCGTTCGCAGAACTGGATCGGCGGCACCCGGCCGGGAAATGCCCTGTACGTTCCACCCCCCGTGACAGAGCTCGACGGATGCCTCGGCGCCCTGGAGAGCTTCCTGCACGAAGAGCAGTCCCGGCTGCCCGCCCTCATCAAAGCGGGACTTCTGCACGTGCAGTTCGAGAGCATCCACCCGTTCCTCGACGGCAACGGGCGCATCGGCCGCCTCCTCGTGACGCTCTATCTTTGCGTCCAGGATGTGCTCCGCAAGCCGTTGCTCTACCTGAGTCTCTACCTCAAGACGCACCGGGCCGATTACTACCGGCTGCTTCAGGAGGTCCGCGAGCGAGGTGCCTGGGAGGCCTGGCTCGAATTCTTTCTCAAGGGCATTGAGGAGACGGCGAACCAGGCGTTCGAGGCAGCCACACGCATCGTCGAGCTCTTCAAGCGCGACCGGGAGCGCATCACGGCGGACAGCGAGCGAGCCAATTCCGCGCTCCGTGTGCACGAGCTGTTGCAGACGCACCCGTACCTCACGTCGAACCAGCTCGTCGATTGGACCGGACTGACGGCCCCCACGGTGAACGCGGCGCTTGCGGACCTGGAGCGTCTCGGCATCGTGGAGGAAGTGACCGGACGCAAGAGAGGCCGCGTCTTCGCTTACCGCAGCTTCCTCGCCATCCTGAACGAAGGGACAACGCCTTTGCCATAG
- a CDS encoding TonB-dependent receptor yields the protein MSANMKTRGVLAAASLLVSLPVLAEAPPPQQAEAPAATPQLTKSPTLVHSVEARYPAEAQAQGLTADVRLLLTIAEDGTVAEVTLAEPVAHGFGEAALEAVRQFRFTPAEVDGVPAPVQVEYVYHFTLTPQAPAGEGTAQQEAPAASATLTGQLISRGSRSRVAGATVRCGDDPEAPEATSDEEGRFTLQVTPGACDVRVIASNFQRYQTTETLKPNETAEVVFYLVPAGGAFETVVRSERPKKEVVRRTVSREEAQKTPGTFGDPVRVLQTLPGVARAPFIAGDLLVRGSNPGQTATLMDGVGIPILFHLLGGPSVVNAEFLDTLDFYPGGYGSQYGRAVGGVVDVTTRKGASDTLHGSVKVDFLDAGFFVEAPVAPGISVAASARRSYIDALLPLVLPEEEGETLSIVPRYWDYQLRVDFGARKQEGPEPAGGRSTGSIMAFGSDDQLTLVSSGESQANDLSLGSHTLFHRLKGDWTYRRGNLTSMFTPYVGIDKYDTEIGRAYKERDTVYTLGARETVALELSSTLTVRTGVDVLFERGHFDIEAEAPPGFEYVPFPGAAPEAERLKEVLTLHGFDGALFLESDHKVGAFTLTPGVRANLQRVGGQRNLALDPRLWARYTASERTALKASAGLYSQAPETPRFAFLPYGNPSLGYQRAFQASLGVEQRVRDGLQVDLTGFFNRRYENVVSPGQVRTLPDGTLIQERFSNEGLGRAYGLELMVKKERTSATDKWHGWLSYTLSRAEDGREKPLPIIDGGREDAAYGLSPWDQTHILTLVAGYALGNGWELGGRFRFTRGRPVTPLAGGPDRYGSDGNFYQPTYGPYFSSRAASFQQLDIRVDKSWRMDRWTLTAYLDVQNLANSKNAEFVFNDYRYREEYEVPGIPLLPVLGVKGSF from the coding sequence ATGTCCGCGAACATGAAAACCCGGGGAGTGCTTGCCGCCGCCTCGCTGCTCGTGAGCCTTCCGGTGCTCGCCGAAGCGCCGCCCCCGCAGCAGGCCGAGGCCCCCGCGGCCACCCCGCAGCTCACCAAGTCTCCCACGCTGGTCCACTCGGTGGAGGCGCGCTATCCGGCGGAGGCCCAGGCACAGGGGCTCACCGCGGACGTGCGGCTCCTGCTCACCATCGCCGAGGACGGCACCGTGGCCGAGGTGACGCTCGCCGAGCCGGTGGCGCACGGCTTCGGCGAGGCGGCGCTGGAGGCGGTGCGGCAGTTCCGCTTCACGCCGGCCGAGGTGGACGGGGTGCCCGCCCCGGTGCAGGTCGAGTACGTCTACCACTTCACCCTCACCCCCCAGGCTCCCGCCGGGGAGGGCACGGCCCAGCAGGAGGCCCCCGCGGCATCGGCCACGCTCACCGGCCAGCTCATCTCGCGCGGCAGCCGCTCGCGGGTGGCGGGGGCCACGGTGCGCTGCGGGGATGACCCGGAGGCGCCCGAGGCCACCTCGGACGAGGAGGGCCGCTTCACGCTCCAGGTGACACCGGGGGCGTGCGACGTGCGCGTCATCGCCTCCAACTTCCAGCGCTACCAGACCACCGAGACGCTGAAGCCCAACGAGACGGCGGAGGTGGTCTTCTACCTGGTGCCCGCGGGGGGCGCGTTCGAGACGGTGGTGCGCTCCGAGCGGCCGAAGAAGGAAGTGGTCCGCCGCACCGTGTCCCGCGAGGAGGCGCAGAAGACGCCGGGGACTTTTGGGGACCCGGTGCGCGTGCTCCAGACGCTGCCGGGCGTGGCGCGGGCGCCCTTCATCGCCGGGGACTTGCTGGTGCGCGGCTCCAACCCGGGGCAGACGGCCACGCTGATGGATGGGGTGGGCATCCCCATCCTCTTCCACCTGCTGGGTGGGCCCTCGGTGGTGAACGCCGAGTTCCTGGACACGCTGGACTTCTACCCGGGTGGCTACGGCAGCCAGTACGGGCGCGCGGTGGGCGGCGTGGTGGACGTCACCACGCGCAAGGGGGCGAGCGACACGCTGCACGGCTCGGTGAAGGTGGACTTCCTGGACGCGGGCTTCTTCGTGGAGGCCCCGGTGGCGCCCGGCATCAGCGTGGCGGCCTCGGCGCGGCGCTCCTACATCGACGCGCTGCTGCCGCTCGTGCTGCCGGAGGAGGAGGGCGAGACGCTCTCCATCGTGCCGCGCTACTGGGACTACCAGCTGCGCGTGGACTTCGGCGCCCGGAAGCAGGAGGGCCCCGAGCCCGCGGGGGGCCGCAGCACGGGCTCCATCATGGCGTTCGGCTCGGATGATCAGCTCACCCTGGTGTCCTCCGGCGAGAGCCAGGCGAACGACTTGTCCCTGGGCTCGCACACCCTGTTTCACCGGCTCAAAGGTGACTGGACGTACCGGCGCGGCAACCTCACCTCCATGTTCACGCCCTACGTGGGCATCGACAAGTACGACACGGAGATCGGCCGGGCCTACAAGGAGCGGGACACGGTCTACACGCTGGGGGCGCGCGAGACGGTGGCGCTGGAGCTGTCCTCCACGCTCACCGTGCGCACGGGCGTGGACGTGCTCTTCGAGCGGGGCCACTTCGACATCGAGGCCGAGGCGCCGCCGGGCTTCGAGTACGTGCCGTTTCCCGGCGCGGCGCCGGAGGCGGAGCGGCTGAAGGAGGTGCTCACGCTGCACGGCTTCGACGGGGCGCTGTTCCTGGAGTCGGACCACAAGGTGGGGGCCTTCACGCTCACGCCGGGGGTGCGCGCGAACCTCCAGCGCGTGGGCGGCCAGCGCAACCTGGCGTTGGATCCGCGGCTGTGGGCGCGGTACACGGCCAGCGAGCGCACGGCGCTCAAGGCCTCGGCGGGGCTCTACAGCCAGGCGCCGGAGACGCCCCGGTTCGCCTTCTTGCCGTACGGCAATCCGTCGCTGGGCTACCAGCGGGCGTTCCAGGCGAGCCTCGGGGTGGAGCAGCGCGTGCGGGACGGGCTCCAGGTGGACCTCACGGGCTTCTTCAACCGCCGCTACGAGAACGTGGTGTCCCCGGGCCAGGTCCGCACCCTGCCGGATGGCACCCTCATCCAGGAGCGCTTCAGCAACGAGGGGCTCGGCCGGGCGTACGGGCTGGAGCTGATGGTGAAGAAGGAGCGCACGTCCGCGACGGACAAGTGGCACGGCTGGCTCTCGTACACGCTGAGCCGCGCGGAGGACGGCCGCGAGAAGCCGCTGCCCATCATCGACGGGGGGCGGGAGGACGCCGCGTATGGGCTGAGCCCGTGGGACCAGACGCACATCCTGACGCTGGTGGCGGGCTATGCGCTGGGCAATGGCTGGGAGCTGGGCGGGCGCTTCCGCTTCACGCGGGGCCGGCCGGTGACGCCGCTGGCGGGCGGGCCGGACCGCTACGGCTCGGATGGGAACTTCTACCAGCCCACCTACGGGCCCTACTTCTCCTCGCGCGCGGCCTCGTTCCAGCAGCTGGACATCCGCGTGGACAAGAGCTGGCGGATGGACCGGTGGACGCTCACGGCGTACCTGGACGTGCAGAACCTGGCCAACTCGAAGAACGCCGAGTTCGTCTTCAACGACTACCGGTACCGCGAGGAGTACGAGGTGCCAGGCATTCCGCTGCTCCCCGTGCTGGGCGTGAAAGGAAGCTTCTGA
- a CDS encoding serine/threonine-protein kinase: protein MVSREGQGSYGAVYKVEPVSGPPGAMALKLALHHRDPRFEREAELLSRIRHPSVPRLHERGGWEMPGGGVFPYLVMEWVEGVSLYEWATQQPRTSREVLRVLAQVARALEATHAEEGVHRDVKGDNIRVRTGDGRAVLMDFGSCSYRRAPVLTRQPPPPGTPEYYSPESLRFQWEHRHQPTARYEALPADDLYALGITAYRLVAGRYPPPVDLKVTEEGFEFVSPGWVEPETGGSLAPELAERIRQLLSDEPHARGRTAEMAEWLEQAERCAGPHADQPIVSRTGEPSFPPKASQPKSLRPTFPWKRALAWAAGVVLAMSAGWWGGRLSVRRTPSETWREEGDRVGLAEAALPPVWNGGLRGAGQAGVGLGMPKKPFPGQRRPPCRPQYEREINGGCWSPPRDAPPPPCGDNAFDWQDGCYIPVLELRRPSTSE from the coding sequence GTGGTGAGCCGTGAGGGCCAGGGCTCCTATGGCGCCGTCTACAAAGTCGAGCCGGTGTCGGGGCCGCCGGGGGCCATGGCCTTGAAGCTGGCGCTGCACCACCGGGATCCCCGCTTCGAGCGGGAGGCCGAGCTGCTCTCGCGCATCCGTCACCCTTCCGTGCCCCGGCTGCATGAGCGGGGCGGGTGGGAAATGCCGGGCGGGGGCGTGTTCCCGTACCTGGTGATGGAGTGGGTGGAAGGCGTGTCCCTGTACGAGTGGGCCACTCAGCAGCCGCGCACCTCGCGCGAGGTGCTGCGGGTGCTGGCCCAGGTGGCCCGGGCGCTGGAGGCCACGCACGCGGAGGAGGGGGTTCACCGGGACGTGAAGGGGGACAACATCCGGGTGCGGACCGGGGATGGCCGCGCGGTGTTGATGGACTTCGGTTCGTGCAGCTACCGGAGGGCGCCGGTGCTCACCCGTCAGCCCCCACCGCCAGGGACGCCCGAGTACTACAGCCCCGAGTCGCTGCGCTTCCAGTGGGAGCACCGCCACCAGCCCACGGCACGCTACGAGGCCCTGCCGGCGGATGACCTGTACGCGCTGGGCATCACGGCGTACCGCCTCGTGGCAGGCCGGTATCCGCCTCCGGTGGACCTGAAGGTGACGGAGGAGGGCTTCGAGTTTGTCTCGCCCGGTTGGGTGGAGCCGGAGACGGGGGGCTCGTTGGCCCCGGAGTTGGCGGAGCGGATCCGCCAGTTGTTGAGCGATGAGCCGCATGCCCGGGGCCGCACGGCCGAGATGGCGGAGTGGCTGGAGCAAGCCGAACGGTGTGCTGGACCGCATGCGGATCAGCCCATTGTCTCGAGGACTGGGGAGCCGTCTTTCCCTCCCAAGGCATCCCAGCCCAAATCACTGCGGCCGACGTTCCCGTGGAAACGGGCACTTGCCTGGGCAGCTGGCGTCGTTCTGGCCATGAGCGCGGGATGGTGGGGAGGGCGGCTGTCGGTGAGGCGCACGCCGAGTGAGACCTGGAGAGAGGAAGGGGACAGGGTGGGGCTCGCGGAAGCGGCGCTCCCTCCGGTATGGAATGGAGGGTTGCGGGGCGCTGGCCAAGCTGGCGTCGGACTCGGGATGCCCAAGAAGCCCTTTCCAGGGCAGCGCCGACCACCGTGCAGGCCTCAGTATGAGAGAGAAATCAACGGAGGGTGCTGGTCGCCCCCTCGTGATGCTCCTCCACCACCGTGTGGCGACAATGCATTCGATTGGCAGGATGGTTGTTACATTCCTGTCTTAGAACTTCGCCGCCCCTCCACCTCGGAGTGA